The Candidatus Zixiibacteriota bacterium DNA segment AAGTTGATGATCACCTTGTTATCCTCTGGACGAGTGGTGACAAAGAAGTAGCCATCAAAATGGTATTCATGTACGCATTCAATGCTAAGAAAAATGGATGGTGGGAAGAGATCACATTCATAGTCTGGGGGCCTTCCTCGAAACTGACCTCCGAAGACTCCGACATCCAGGATTATATAAAGAAGATGCTTGGTGAAGGCATAGATATAAAAGCATGCAAAGCGTGCGCCGACT contains these protein-coding regions:
- a CDS encoding DsrE family protein codes for the protein MDEVDDHLVILWTSGDKEVAIKMVFMYAFNAKKNGWWEEITFIVWGPSSKLTSEDSDIQDYIKKMLGEGIDIKACKACADLYGVSDTLASIGIEVKYMGTDLTAFLKSGTKLMTF